The nucleotide window GAATGTGGCACTTAGCTGGTAGGCTTGGTGTGTATTGGAAAGGAGAAATTTTTCCTGAGGAAAGTAGTGGGGGAAGAATTCTTATCCGCATGTGTCTATTCTGCTGCTGGGTTCTTCTCCCTGGCTTTGCACTGACCCTCTGCTGTCTGCATAGCCACCACCCAAATTACCCACCCATAGAAATCCCTACACCCCACCATGACTATTGCGGAATTAGAGGCTACATTTGGTGGCACATTAAAGCAAGCTGACCATCTAGGCCTTGCCAGATGTCCATTTGACTAAGCCATTTCCTTTGCCATCCAACCAAGCTGAGAAAACTTGCTACAGATGTGGGTTCCTGTGTCCCATTTCATCATCTTTCTCCATTGAATGGAGTTAGACAAGGAATGAGGCCAGTGACGACAGCCAGGACTTCCAGCATGTGGCCCCCATGCCCTGGCTCTGCTGTGAGATGTACAGGCAGGACTCTGGCACTGCACAGCAGATGCCAAGCAAACTGCTTCACTGCTGACTTAACTCCTTGCTCTTCACTTGATGAGGTGTTTAACCCTTTCTCTGTTGTGTTGTCTTTCTCTCCTAGGTTctgtttgtggctggcttggctTTTGTAATTGGTCTAGAAAGAACATTCAGATTCTTCTTCCAGAAACACAAAGTGAAAGCCACCGGATTTTTCCTGGGTGGTGTGTTCGTGGTCCTTATTGGTTGGCCTTTGATAGGCATGATCTTCGAAATTTATGGATTCTTTCTCTTATTCAGGTAAGGccattatttttttccctttactgTGCCACTGTATCACATAACTATTACAGAATCCTGGGTAGTTTGGTTAATGTAAGAGGATCACTTCCTGAATGACCGTTGTTTAGACTGAGTCTTTTCATTTCAGGTCAGTCAACTATAAAAATGTTCCCTAAATGTAAATGACTGCCTGAATAAGGTAACAAAGTATTCGTTGAGTATTTTCTAtgttccttcctctgatgactctagcttgtgtcaacttgacacacaaaaccagccaatacAACTGACCCCTTTTCAactttacacacagacacatcactattaagccacaaaccttcctttcttattcatccccaagatcttaaataactttaaaagtcccacgGTCTTTACAAACTCAAACACATTTACAATTTCAGTTCTTTTAAAATAGTCAatctctttaaaaacacaaagtcttttaaaatgaaGTCTCTCAACAGTGGGCTCCAGTAAAATAccttcttacttcaagagggaaaaaaatcaggacaTAGTCACAATCACATCAAAGCACAATAAAATTCTAACTGTTCAATATCTGGGATCCATTCATGATCTTCTGGACTCTTCCAAAGGGTGTGGGTCACTTCTCTTGCTCTGCCGTCTGCAGCACACATCTTTCCTTCTAGGTTCTGGCTAGGTCCACTCTACTCCTGCTACTGTTCTtatggtcatcccatggtactggcatctccaatatgCTGGGGTCACTTGCTGCAGCCAGCCTGCACTTTCACCAGTAGCCTCTCATAGGCTTTTCTCATGGTGCCAAGCTTCAGCTTCTTTGCATGACTCAGTCCCGGGCCTTTCGCTGCCACTGAGGCTGTACCTTCACCAATGGCATTTTCTGGCCTCTCAGAAtaccaagcctcagctgctctccatgaccccttcattcCTTCTAAACCAGTGCCACCTGGGTGATGCTTATACATTACAAGTCCAACTGCCAACacgaggtacaaccttggctgcctctagaacacagcttctctgtgctctcaggaaacacatcccagaagatttcacctcagtgatgtttgtctcttcttaatcactgctaatttcttagtCCAGCCAACCAGCATCAggtatcccagcaaagcaaaatttTTGCCTTaatagttctggtatcttgttaatcacagctttTTTCTTAAGCCCCAGTTAACCAGAACCACGGgctcttaattcaaaataacacaTGGCCGcatagagtctttaaacttccctctgaaactttgcAAGCCAGGCCCCTATCCTCTGCACTTTCTTTCAACATTCTTCTAAGTTACTAAAGAACAcctcactgagctctcaacacttaATGGttcttctagcccaaagttccaaagtccttccacaatcctcccaaaaacatggtcaggtctgtcacagcagtacCCCACTCTTGGTAGCAATTtgtcttagggcttctattgctgcaatgaatcaccatgaccaaagagcaagttgaggaggaaagggtttatttggcttacacttccacattgctgcctatcactgaaggaagtcagaacaagaactcaaacagggcaggatcttggaggcaggagctaatgcagaggccatggaagagagctgcttactggcttgtttcccctgGCTTCCTCAACCCAccttcttctagaacccaggaccagcagcccagggatgacatcacccaccatgggctgggccctcccccattggtcactaaatgagaaaatgccttacagctggatctcatggggacatttcctcaactgaggctccttcctctgatgactctagcttgtatcaagttgacacacacaaCCAGTCAGTACAACAGGGTTTGATGTTTCTTTAGTGGGATAGATGGGTGGAGAGACATGTCGTTTTCTTACGTAAATATGTTGCTTTATAGTGGCTGCTTCTTGACAGCAGCAGCAtgcttagtgcatgtgctggtaAGAAGTCCAGTACTGAACACACTGAAAATGTTGATCAGGTGCTATCTTGTGGTAACAAGTTAGGCAATAAGCAGAGGGTTCATGGTGAGAAGATGTGTTCAGTAACactacttgtatttatttttttttaatgctaggCACCATGTGACTTAAACCATGAAAACGAATTAAGTGCCAAATCTGTCTTAGGAAAACTACCATTTCTAATGTGGAAAACAGACTATAAAGTCTCAAAAACATACAGTGATAATGTTATGTcaccaaagaaagacacagactatTCTAAGATCTTAGTAATCAGGGAGAGGCCAGGAATGTTCAGATAAGCTGAGACTTAAAGAATAGATCAGACCACATCCTGTGGGTCAGAAAGAAGTTAGCTTGTTGATTGACAGGAGAGACTGGCAGGCTTGTGAAAGCTGTTTGTTCTGAAAAGGGGGAGCAGTTTCCCAATGGCAGTGTGGTCCATACGCAGGAAGAGGCTACAGTGAGGCCAAAAAGAATGTGTAAGCCAGCCAGGCTGCAAACTTTTCTGAATGAGTTGCTTATTGTCTTACCAGATTTAGGCTAAGGAGCtgtgtctgcagcagagaggcagggacACAAAGATTTTTAAGCTAGAAACATTTGAACCAGGTAGGCGTCTTAGAGAGACTGCTCTAGTATCAATGAAATGCACATCAAGGTTCAATGAGATTGCCCAGTGGCTAAAGGTGTAAAGGTctttgccactaagcctgaggacagacctgagttggatccccaggacctacatggtggactTAGAGAACCGCTGACTCCtatatgttgtcctctgaccgccacacctGGCATGGTATGTGCTACGTGCACACATAcattaataagaaaaattttaGGGTGCATTTCAGAAAGACCAATTGGAGGCAAGGAAAATAGTTAAAAGGCTCAGATTTGGTGCCCAGTATAAAGTTAGGAAATTGAACATTAGCTGTTTGCCGTTGgagtggaaaaagaaagcagagcagGGTTATGAATAAATCACTGGGTTAAGGAAGGGCGGGCAGCTCTTAAGGCAAGTTGAGCATGTGAGAGACTAAGAATGAATGTTGGCAACTATACAGCCTCCAGCAATGGAGGTTAAAAGGCCAGATTTGGCCCCTGATGCCAGTACAGAACAGGATACCATTCTTTGATTGGTAAACTGCATTAATGTATCAGCTTCATGATTTAAAGAGGCTTCTGGAAAAGTCCTCATGCTTCTGCAGAGTTTTGTTTATTCTTAGGGAGGCTTGGCTTAAGATCTAGAGCTAAGAGTCTTTATTGTTCTTTCTCCAAATCCATACAACCCCCAATAGCAGTGTATGAAGTCacaattgtgtatttttttttttaaagataattttaaaaatgcatttgaaCTCAGTACTGCTAAGAAAGCAACCTGTATGTCTCTGAAGCATGTGCCTAGTTGGACTGGAAGAGCTGTTCCTCTGGGGTGGGTCAGTTCACTTTCTGTGGTTCAGAGTTGAAGCTGGCAGCTCCGACCTCTCTCATGGTACTTTCATCCCTGGGAACTGCATTTTAAGAACCAGACACATGTTAGTTCTTATGTATTCTTAAACTCCTTCTCATCTTAGAGAGAGGTGGCCTCACTGACCCACACATAAACTAATTAGAGGCTGGGTCGCTTctaatggaggtcagaggtcgacTTGCAGGAGTCAGCAGTTCTCCAagtccaccatgtaggtcctggggatccaactcaggtctgtcctcaggcttagtggcaaagACCTTTACACCTTTAGCCACTGGGCAATCTCACTGAACCTTGATGTGCCTGCATTTCATGTATCCAACACCCAAAACTGGCAAGATGTGAGGCTTACCATCTAGTAGGTGTTCTGTTGGTGGTGTTCTCATGGTTCCATGCATACAGGCTCAGCAGCTCATTTCTTCTGgttaccccctcccccagctcccctgTCTTCAGCAGTGGAACAGAAAGCCCATGGTCTAATCACGGCACAGCTAGGTCCTGTTATACTCTGGGCACCATTTTACCAGTCATCACATTATTAACTGTGTTTGTTATAACTGGTGATTCTGGAGTATCCATTTCACTTCGCTAGTGGTTCCTCCTGGTAGAAAGCATTGAAGTCTACTGACCTGTCTTCTGCCTCCAGGGGCTTCTTTCCTGTGGTCGTTGGCTTTATCAGAAGAGTGCCTGTCCTTGGATCTCTCCTAAATCTACCTGGAATCAGATCAGTAAGTAGTCATGTATTTAGTAATACATTCTTAAAACCACCCAAATGAATAGATTATGATGCCTTTTTACTGGGTGCTTGAATCATTGATATGATTGAGTCATTGTGATAAAAATGATTGTGTCACATGTATCCTGGTTACCCCGAAAACCAGAAATTAATCGTTCCTAGATCTGTGAAACCTGATGTTCCGTTTAAACATGCCATTTTCagtattgttttctatttttgatgTTACTTCAGTTGATAATGCTAAGCTACTTTTGTGAATTGATAAGTGAAACTCTTCTGCATTCAGGTGCAGTCTGTGGGTGCATGATACTAACCTGCCATGGAAGCTCCATCTATTGTGGGGTCTCTGAAGCCTCAGGATTTACCTGCCTTCCCAACTCTCTGTGGCAGACTCAGAATGGCTTTGCCTGCCTTCCTTGTACATACCTCTGTCATAACATGTGCCTGTTTTAATGATCAAGAAGAGAGCTCCAGAGCTGTGATCATAGTCCTTTagggcagaggtagacagatggCTATTAGCCATTCTTCCCCAGGGCCCAGTATAACACCTGCCACTCACAATAAATATGCCAAACATTTTTTCCCAAGTCCATGAATGAAGGGTGATATTTCACTGACGCAGTCAATCTCATGACAGCTCTAGGTGACTTCTTTTTAGTCATCTTCCTTAGTCTGAAAACTAAGTGAGATCTTGAAATACGGAGAGAATGCTGGAGATGGAGTCCTTTTGAGAAGGAGACAATTTTGGGGGCTCTAGAGCTAACACATGTCAGGCGTCACTGGTGAAGTTCCGTGCTCTTTCTGAACAACTAGGTTAAAGTATAAAAGGTAATGAGGCCCATTAGTCTGTCTGGAGATTGCAGGGAGAGCCATAGTATTAGCTGAGAAGGACTTCCAGAAAAAAGAATACCACTGTAAGCCCAGTCATTTCCAAACCAGGTCAGTCTTAGAGGCAGAGCACCCTGACTCAGCCTGggcatttgcatttatttatctgtggAGAATGAATATGGTGTTTCTTTTACcactgaaatttattttaaggTTCTAGTGAATTCACAAATATTATCAATCACCTGTTTATGATCATTTCTAAAGTTGGTACCTCAGCTTGGGGTGAGGTGGACCCCGGCCTTATTTATTCTTATTACCAGACTCAACTTAGATATTGTTTACATATCGAATAATGTTTGAATTTACTAAGACCTATAGTTGTAAGAGCATATTGTGTTCTCAGTTACGAATTCTGTAATGATTGTGTAAATGGGCACTGCCTAAGTGATCTGAAACATGCGTACAAAAGCCCCGCCGGCTAGAACCCGGCAGTTCTCTGCCTTGCAGCATTGCTATGTTTATATACACTCTGTTGCAAGCTGTACATCTCCGTCTGGGATGCCAAAGATAAAGGTTCTGATGTGGGATGAAGTAACCAAAGTCAATAACCATTTTCATGAGTGTTTGTTGAAGTTCATATTTGACAACTATAAGTTTATGTTGGCAACACTGAATGTTTCAGTGTCTTTGCCCCCTTCAGTATGATGTCCAGAATGctcatttaacatatttttagtTGATAGTTGTTGTTTATTACTGAACTTAATTGAGTTAAATCTGTTTGTCCAAAGACCACATAGGCCCAGAAGAGATCCACAGGAATGGTCAGTGGCAATACCTTGTTGGGTTCGGTTCATTAATGCATGAGTGGCTGGCATttcagtcttttcttttgtggAGCTAGCAGTGTCGGTGTCATTTTCTACATTCTTTTATTCATTGTGTTGCATTTTTCATGTTTCACCCTTAAATTCATGTGTATGACATGCCATGCAAAAGCAACTTTtagaaaagtaaattatataCACACCTGAGAAGATGGTGGTGGACACCATCCAGTTAACCACTATCAGTCATGCCTTGAATTCTCGCAAATCTTGTAAAACTGGATGTTTTAAACCAGCATTTAAAGTGTGATTCAGTACTATACAGTGCCTGAGCTCCtttgaattatgttttttttttctccttacagTTTGTAGACAAAGTTGGAGAAAGCAACAATATGGTATAACAGCAAGGCAACTGAAGactttaaatattatattatttataaacccTTTGAAGACTATTCAGCACAAAGTTAAGTTTCACAAACTAGCTTGTAAAATCCTTCCAGAAGTTTTAATCATACACCCTCCAAAGTACCAACAGTTATTGAAGAAGCAATGACAGCAAGCTTGTGATCAGGTGATCGGAGTGATCAGCGGCTCAAGAGGATGAAGCCTTGTTACAATGCTTAGTGACTTGAGAAGGCTGTTTCTTAGTCTTGCTGCAACTTGTGAAACAGCCGTTCATAGAGAACCATggtatttgttacttttttttctttttagaagattCAGGAACACTGATaggcatttatatatatatatatatataatgtccaTTTTGATGACCCAGATATTTCTAGGTGTGCTGGGTCTCTGATAATGATGCCTGAATTGGATTGGATTATGTCGTCCGTGTATCAGTCCAAGGAAAGCCCAGTTTCATGTGTGAATCACTTTTTTtgtaaacatgaaaataaaacttttgtgGTCCTTTTGAATCTTAATATTTTGGAGCCAGATAAAATTCTGAACTAGCTGTTCTTCGGAATACACAGAGGTCATTCTGAGCTGTCACTTCCTCAACCGTAGCTGACCAAGTGCTTTCTTGACTCTACAACACTCTGGATGCACAGATGTCTTGAGTGTGGCCTAGGTGTGTTTGTACAATTTGTTGCACGCAGACACCAAGCAGAAAGCATTCTGACCATGAAGTAGTCTGCCACAAAAGGGGTTGAAGTCAAGTTTTGAGATCCTAAATGATGCCTACCAGATGATTTCTCCCATGTCATGATGtagtttttcttcttgttgtgtTCTTATGAAATTTGGCTGCAGTTTCCCACTTTGGTTTCATAACTTGCGGTGACATTGAAGGTGTGTAATATGTTAAAGGCTTGATTCTGTGATTGTAAGAAGTAttaatttcatttgattttcctcttattttcagCTTTATTATAACATCCAAAAATCAGCGTGCATCACATCTGCTTCCTCCACTGTTCTCCATCTTGAGTTAGGAGAGGAGATGCCCCCATTGACATGCAAAAGCTATTACACTATAACTAAACTTGTGGTTCCTCAACAAGTGCTGGGGGCGGCTTGTCGTCATTCCCTTCTGTGGCTAGTCTGCCAACAGGAATAGcaatggcttccttccttccccaggcGTTAGTTTTCTTGTGGGAGGTGGGAGCACTTCACACACAGTAGTACTATTTATCTTACCACTGATGGTTATACTATTTATTCTTAACAGTGGCAAAGCTTTTTAATGCAGAAAATCATAAttgaaattctatttatttacaaACCATTTCTACAAGACATTACAATGTTAGTTGTGTTTAGTTAAATTTCTTGGTGCCAGCAAAGTTCCCGGCCTTGCTGGTCTGAGAAGGAAGCGCTGGTTTGTAGTGGGGTGGTTCACTCTTGTGGATTAATAGCGTGTCCAAACACGATATACTTGCATCTGACTTTATGGTGTAACCTGTGAAAACTCGATAAATGGAGAATCCTACCTCAATAGCTTATGGGATAATAAAAGAACTGGCGTTGTGTCTGATGTTCCTCAAAAAGTCACACCTTCCCTGGATAGTCAGTGCTGTGCTTTGAGAACTGACTTGTGTGAGGTGCCTGGTAGACTTCTCATTAGGCTTTGGCCCATGTGATTTGACAATGGCTAGGTGTCACTGTTAGATCAGGAGTCTGCCATTTAAACCTTTCGTAGGCATGACCCTATCAAAGTGTTTTTTTGCACTACAGCAAGCACTCCCTTTCAGCAGTCTGATTTCAGAAAACACTGGACTTGAGAAGATGCAAGAAGTTCACAATCCTTAGTAAGGTGGAGGGCTGGGATGCAGGGATGGCTTTCATTTTCAAGTGAGTGCAGTGGACCTGGGACTGCTTGCCAACACTGCACTCTGTCAGAACCTTGAAGAGGCTCTGTTTTTAAACCAGCCTTTTGACTTCTGGAAGCCCTATTCTTGAGGGTTCCCTAACCCCTGTCCCTTCTAAAATAAGCCTTCTGTCTTtgtgacaaaaaggaaaaaaaaaattgatgattcCCCCAGATGGAGGAAAAGTTCCAGTACTCAGCCTTAAGTGTTTCTGTCATGTTGAAATGTATCTTCTGTAACAGAAACATGCCTGCAATGTTTTCCCTTACAGTTCCCTGGAATTCAACTGCTTTAGAAGTCTCATGGTCAAAATATATACTCTAACAATGGTATATTGTAAATAACACTTGTCTTACCTCAATAAAAGGGTACTTTTTTATTCATTGGTGGTCAAGTTtatctttgaagttttaaaacttaaatagCCCTATAAATAATCtacctccttttaaaaaaataataataggctCCAGTGCAATTTTGTCTGTCGAATGGCCTTgatgttttaatttctaaattgCTTAAGTACAGTCATACAACAACTAAATTAGTAAGACACATTTGAAAACTATTAACACGTATAAAAGAATATTGAGTGGATGGAGAGGTGGCCCGGTTGTTTGGAGCTCTTGCAGAGCATCCAGATTTGGTTCCTGGCAACCATGTGGCATCTCACAACCTTCAGTAACTACAGGTCCAaaaaatctggtgccctctttgaGCCTCAGGCACCCAGCATACATGCAATGCGCACACAGGCAAAATGCTCGTACACATAAACGTCAATGAATATTCATTGCCTTGAGTTgtatgctgttgttttgttttgttttgaaatgttgaGCTCCGAGCATTCAGGAAGCAgtgcaggcagatccctgtgagatCCAGGCAGCCTCGCCTATGTAGGTGtgttctcaagaaacaaaac belongs to Onychomys torridus chromosome 3, mOncTor1.1, whole genome shotgun sequence and includes:
- the Golt1b gene encoding vesicle transport protein GOT1B isoform X2 → MISLTDTQKIGMGLTGFGVFFLFFGMILFFDKALLAIGNVLFVAGLAFVIGLERTFRFFFQKHKVKATGFFLGGVFVVLIGWPLIGMIFEIYGFFLLFRGFFPVVVGFIRRVPVLGSLLNLPGIRSTT
- the Golt1b gene encoding vesicle transport protein GOT1B isoform X1; the protein is MISLTDTQKIGMGLTGFGVFFLFFGMILFFDKALLAIGNVLFVAGLAFVIGLERTFRFFFQKHKVKATGFFLGGVFVVLIGWPLIGMIFEIYGFFLLFRGFFPVVVGFIRRVPVLGSLLNLPGIRSFVDKVGESNNMV